A single genomic interval of uncultured Desulfobacter sp. harbors:
- a CDS encoding tetratricopeptide repeat protein encodes MMLKFIAKEIQFLKTTGEALDLSPPEAYYSDLLTQPSKEFEIFARRIADTCASQKTFTTAAIQIDPTAPEESIDRANDIFHACFHSVLDEDRGIWECLDPFTAIFVFWDYQTTAQGKKLLGLLNEKISQALNTKLLMGTIEFPFHDFPVEEMAGCALKALDHAAFFGPGHTVEFDGLSLNISGDRLFQLNNIDAAIAEYEKGLSIAPADINLLNSLGVAFGVDACLDKAMEFFEKARKINPEEVMVIHNIGLIHRINDTNDSALAYLKKAHGINPDVFEIELLLGHLLFKEKEFDLAIPHLDDAIRLKPESGTAFRIKGQIFLKKEDAANAATQFNQAVKLNPNDPQALSGYARAMALQKKNLSIALSFAKKSLDLDPKNEQYKQDLKKIQNIQDRIEETNQDRSIKSA; translated from the coding sequence ATGATGCTCAAATTTATTGCAAAAGAAATCCAGTTTTTAAAAACAACCGGGGAGGCCCTTGATCTCAGCCCCCCGGAAGCTTACTATTCGGACTTGCTTACACAGCCGTCAAAGGAATTCGAAATTTTTGCCCGACGTATAGCCGATACCTGTGCATCCCAAAAGACGTTTACCACGGCGGCCATACAGATTGATCCAACCGCGCCGGAAGAATCCATCGACAGGGCCAATGATATTTTTCACGCCTGCTTTCATTCGGTGCTGGATGAAGACAGAGGCATCTGGGAATGTCTGGACCCGTTTACTGCCATCTTTGTGTTTTGGGATTACCAAACCACTGCCCAGGGTAAAAAACTTCTTGGCCTGCTTAATGAAAAAATTTCCCAGGCCCTGAATACCAAACTGCTCATGGGTACAATTGAGTTCCCCTTTCATGATTTCCCAGTTGAAGAAATGGCAGGATGCGCACTCAAGGCCCTGGACCATGCCGCATTTTTCGGTCCCGGCCATACTGTTGAATTTGACGGTCTGTCCCTGAATATCAGTGGAGACAGGCTGTTCCAGCTTAACAATATTGACGCAGCCATCGCTGAATACGAAAAAGGGCTTTCCATTGCCCCGGCCGATATCAATCTGCTCAACAGCCTGGGCGTGGCCTTTGGGGTGGACGCCTGCCTGGACAAGGCCATGGAATTCTTTGAAAAAGCCCGAAAAATAAATCCCGAAGAGGTGATGGTTATCCACAACATCGGCCTGATCCACCGAATCAACGATACAAATGATTCCGCTCTGGCCTACCTTAAAAAAGCCCATGGAATCAATCCTGATGTCTTTGAAATTGAGTTGCTTTTGGGCCATCTTTTGTTCAAGGAAAAAGAATTTGACCTGGCCATACCCCACCTGGATGACGCCATCCGCCTCAAACCCGAATCAGGGACAGCGTTTAGAATTAAAGGTCAAATTTTTCTGAAAAAAGAAGATGCGGCAAACGCCGCAACCCAGTTCAACCAGGCGGTAAAACTCAATCCCAATGATCCCCAGGCGTTGTCCGGCTATGCCCGGGCCATGGCATTACAGAAAAAAAACCTGTCCATTGCATTAAGTTTTGCAAAAAAAAGTCTGGACCTGGACCCTAAAAATGAACAGTACAAACAGGATCTTAAAAAAATTCAAAATATCCAGGACCGGATTGAAGAAACAAATCAGGACCGTTCCATCAAATCAGCC
- the selA gene encoding L-seryl-tRNA(Sec) selenium transferase, with protein MEQPIPDKHLKLKSLPGVDHILALAETDDQFTRMPRSLILESVRSAINNTRKQILEDKPAIISDEAILKQAALLAASKMKNRLTPLINATGVVLHTNLGRALLCQDALDNILAVSSSYSNLELDLATGKRGIRYAAIEALICELTGAQAAMAVNNNAGAVLLALNTLAQGRQVIVSRGELVEIGGSFRVPDVMIKSGCILKEVGTTNRTHPHDYTHAITEETGLLLKVHTSNYKIEGFTTSVSLKELVGIGKSHGIPVMEDLGSGTLIDFSAFGLPSEPPVFERVASGADVVTFSGDKLLGGPQAGIIVGTKQCLDQIKANPLTRALRIDKMTLAGLEATLKLYRDSLAAVEKIPTLRMLTLSYEQISRDADVLFSLVTEAVGNQAELALADMTSRPGGGSYPGLTLPTRCLTIRPKTMSVTALDKKLRAFDPAVMGRIEDDWFIIDPRTLQPGQDKILANILKELLN; from the coding sequence TAAAATCCCTGCCCGGTGTAGATCATATTCTGGCCCTTGCCGAAACAGATGACCAATTCACACGGATGCCGCGCAGTCTCATACTTGAATCTGTACGAAGTGCCATTAATAATACCCGCAAGCAAATACTTGAAGATAAACCTGCAATAATTAGTGATGAAGCTATATTGAAGCAGGCAGCCCTGCTTGCTGCCTCAAAAATGAAAAACCGGCTTACCCCCTTGATCAACGCTACCGGCGTGGTCCTGCATACCAATCTTGGCAGGGCCTTGCTCTGCCAGGATGCCTTAGATAATATCCTGGCGGTCTCATCCTCGTATTCCAACCTTGAGCTTGATCTTGCAACGGGCAAGCGCGGCATCCGCTACGCGGCAATTGAAGCGCTGATCTGCGAATTGACCGGGGCGCAAGCTGCCATGGCCGTAAACAACAATGCAGGCGCCGTTCTGCTGGCGTTAAACACCCTTGCCCAGGGACGCCAGGTCATTGTTTCCAGAGGAGAGCTTGTGGAGATCGGCGGCTCCTTCAGGGTACCGGACGTGATGATAAAAAGCGGGTGTATTTTAAAGGAAGTGGGAACCACCAACCGTACCCACCCCCATGATTACACACATGCCATTACCGAAGAGACAGGGCTTTTACTTAAGGTCCATACCTCCAATTATAAAATTGAGGGATTCACCACATCGGTTTCGCTCAAAGAATTGGTGGGCATTGGAAAATCCCATGGTATTCCCGTGATGGAGGACTTGGGCTCGGGCACGCTGATTGATTTCAGCGCATTCGGATTGCCTTCCGAACCCCCGGTTTTTGAACGGGTGGCTTCGGGTGCCGACGTGGTCACCTTTAGCGGAGACAAGCTTTTAGGCGGTCCCCAGGCCGGCATTATCGTCGGCACAAAACAGTGCCTGGATCAGATCAAGGCCAACCCGCTGACCCGGGCCCTGCGCATTGACAAGATGACCCTGGCCGGTTTGGAAGCAACACTCAAACTGTACCGGGACTCCCTGGCGGCTGTTGAAAAAATCCCCACACTAAGAATGTTGACATTGTCCTATGAACAGATCTCCCGGGATGCAGACGTTCTGTTCTCACTGGTCACAGAAGCTGTGGGGAACCAGGCGGAACTTGCCTTGGCAGATATGACGTCCAGGCCGGGCGGCGGTTCCTATCCCGGACTAACCCTGCCCACCCGGTGCCTTACCATCCGGCCCAAAACCATGTCCGTAACAGCTCTGGACAAAAAGTTGCGGGCCTTTGATCCGGCCGTAATGGGACGCATTGAGGACGATTGGTTTATCATTGACCCCAGAACGCTTCAACCCGGACAGGACAAGATCCTTGCCAACATCTTAAAAGAACTTTTAAATTAA